A genomic segment from Luteolibacter rhizosphaerae encodes:
- a CDS encoding YfbM family protein, protein MSMIGHLVRIPDRTREALLRDPHQLIPLLRERPAPARKPAARAAKPAAPRQSFFTRLFSPRHGGSGVSTLAPPVLSPPATTRLPAPRSLPPIPMDDRLDQDKAWHVHHFLLTGSDWEGPFPSSFILNGGKTLGDVNVGHGPARCFSPAEVEAISAHVQRYDDATLRARFDPLVMTDLEIYPNIWDRGYDMDQQWEYFSISFADMQLFLHEAARKKMALLVYVG, encoded by the coding sequence ATGAGCATGATCGGCCATCTCGTTCGCATCCCGGACCGCACCCGGGAAGCGCTCCTCCGCGATCCCCACCAACTCATCCCCTTGCTCCGCGAGCGCCCCGCCCCGGCCCGCAAGCCCGCTGCCCGCGCCGCGAAACCCGCCGCCCCGCGACAGAGCTTCTTCACCCGACTCTTCAGCCCGCGTCACGGCGGCAGCGGCGTCTCCACCCTCGCGCCCCCCGTCCTCTCGCCGCCGGCCACCACCCGCCTGCCCGCACCGCGCAGCCTCCCGCCCATCCCCATGGATGACCGGCTCGACCAGGACAAGGCATGGCACGTCCACCACTTCCTCCTCACCGGCAGCGATTGGGAAGGCCCCTTCCCCTCCAGCTTCATCCTGAACGGCGGCAAGACCCTCGGCGATGTCAACGTCGGCCACGGCCCCGCCCGCTGCTTCAGCCCCGCCGAAGTCGAGGCCATCTCCGCCCACGTCCAGCGCTACGACGATGCCACCCTCCGCGCCCGCTTCGATCCCCTCGTCATGACCGACCTCGAGATCTACCCGAACATCTGGGACCGCGGCTACGACATGGACCAGCAGTGGGAATACTTCAGCATCAGCTTCGCCGACATGCAGCTCTTCCTCCACGAAGCCGCCCGCAAGAAAATGGCCCTCCTCGTCTACGTCGGCTGA
- a CDS encoding LacI family DNA-binding transcriptional regulator, translated as MTKRIRLKDVAERAGVAVNTASTILNRRPNSWASKETEARVFQAAKELGYRPSKTARALRSGRYHTIGLLIQDLTNPFFSTLADELEAAVEERGYNLLVENCRSSLVREKQLFADLGDLEVDGSVLWLSDNEVFRPELAEMAQANHPLVALGNGIPEKQLPVDAVLSDFTQGLAEAVDALCGLGHKRFAFLSALAEGQADGSRPRLFQEMLAARGIAAANIDILRTGHTVESACETFAGFLRKRPDKRPTALLAMNDLAAIGAMRAAIEAGMQIPADLSVVGVDDVPLCSYLPVTLTSIRQRYKAITRTAADLLISRIESAGEIAPRQEVFATVYTPRQSTGPAKVAAP; from the coding sequence ATGACCAAGCGCATCCGTCTGAAGGACGTGGCCGAGCGGGCCGGGGTGGCGGTGAATACCGCCTCCACCATCCTGAACCGCCGCCCGAATTCCTGGGCATCCAAGGAGACGGAGGCCCGCGTCTTCCAAGCCGCGAAGGAGCTTGGCTATCGCCCCTCGAAGACTGCCCGCGCTCTGCGCTCCGGCCGCTACCACACCATCGGCCTGCTGATCCAGGATCTCACGAATCCTTTCTTCTCTACCCTAGCCGACGAGCTGGAAGCCGCCGTGGAAGAGCGCGGCTACAATCTCCTGGTCGAGAACTGCCGCTCCTCGCTGGTGCGGGAGAAGCAACTCTTCGCCGACCTCGGCGACCTGGAGGTGGACGGCAGCGTGCTCTGGCTTTCCGACAACGAAGTCTTCCGCCCCGAGCTGGCGGAGATGGCGCAGGCGAATCACCCGCTGGTCGCACTCGGCAATGGCATCCCGGAGAAGCAGCTCCCGGTGGATGCCGTGCTCTCGGACTTCACCCAAGGACTCGCCGAGGCGGTCGATGCCCTCTGCGGGCTCGGCCACAAGCGCTTCGCCTTCCTCAGCGCGCTGGCGGAGGGTCAGGCCGATGGCAGCCGCCCGCGGCTCTTCCAGGAAATGCTCGCCGCCCGTGGCATCGCCGCCGCGAATATCGATATCCTGCGCACCGGCCACACCGTGGAGAGCGCCTGCGAGACCTTCGCCGGCTTCCTGCGCAAGCGCCCGGACAAGCGCCCCACCGCGCTGCTCGCCATGAATGACCTGGCCGCGATCGGAGCCATGCGCGCCGCGATCGAGGCCGGCATGCAGATTCCCGCGGACCTCTCGGTCGTGGGCGTGGATGACGTGCCGCTCTGCTCCTACCTGCCCGTCACGCTCACCTCCATCCGCCAACGCTACAAGGCGATCACCCGCACCGCCGCGGACCTCCTGATCTCGCGGATCGAGTCTGCCGGGGAGATCGCCCCGCGGCAGGAAGTCTTCGCCACCGTCTACACCCCGCGCCAGAGCACCGGCCCGGCCAAGGTCGCAGCACCCTGA
- a CDS encoding calcium/sodium antiporter: MLLPILLILASCAFLFLGAELLVRGGSSLALKLGLTPLVVGLTVVAYGTSTPELLVSLKAAFAGNPDIAIGNVVGSNIFNIAVILGLSALVLPIKTNLQVLKWDAPLVVLATLLVPLTFLDGVVSSFEGACLVLAALLYTWWAIRLARRDERLGHEAHVDVPEIRRRPSVVLDLLKIVAGLAVLAFSSRILVENAVVVAKIAGLSDTVIGLTIIAAGTSMPELATSMVAALRGQSDIALGNVLGSSLFNLFFVLGGAAVVAPVSTSGLQIFDLVALAVITTLMLPFLFTGRSLNRVEGGILFLSYLIYLGVMWPK; the protein is encoded by the coding sequence ATGCTGCTGCCCATCCTCCTGATTCTCGCGAGCTGCGCCTTCCTCTTCCTAGGGGCCGAGCTGCTGGTGCGAGGGGGCTCCTCCTTGGCGCTGAAGCTCGGGCTCACGCCGCTGGTGGTGGGACTCACGGTGGTGGCCTACGGCACTTCCACACCCGAGCTGCTGGTGTCGCTGAAGGCGGCTTTCGCGGGGAATCCCGATATCGCGATCGGGAATGTGGTGGGCTCGAACATCTTCAATATCGCGGTGATCCTGGGGCTGTCCGCGCTGGTGCTGCCGATCAAGACGAACCTGCAGGTGCTGAAGTGGGATGCGCCGCTGGTGGTGCTGGCCACGCTGCTGGTGCCGCTGACCTTCCTGGACGGGGTGGTGTCCTCCTTCGAGGGGGCCTGCCTCGTGCTGGCGGCGCTGCTCTACACTTGGTGGGCAATCCGGCTGGCACGGCGGGACGAGCGGCTGGGGCATGAGGCGCATGTGGATGTGCCGGAGATCCGCCGCCGCCCCAGCGTGGTGCTGGATCTGCTGAAGATCGTGGCCGGGCTGGCGGTGCTGGCCTTCTCCTCCCGCATCCTGGTGGAGAATGCGGTGGTGGTGGCGAAGATCGCCGGGCTATCGGATACGGTGATCGGGCTCACGATCATCGCGGCGGGCACGTCCATGCCGGAGCTGGCGACCTCCATGGTGGCGGCCCTGCGCGGACAATCGGACATCGCGCTGGGGAACGTGCTGGGCTCCTCGCTGTTCAATCTCTTCTTCGTGCTGGGCGGTGCCGCGGTGGTGGCACCGGTGAGCACCTCCGGGCTGCAGATCTTCGATCTGGTGGCGCTGGCGGTCATCACTACCCTGATGCTGCCCTTCCTCTTCACCGGGCGTTCGCTGAACCGCGTGGAGGGCGGGATCCTCTTCCTCAGTTATCTGATCTATCTGGGCGTGATGTGGCCGAAGTGA
- a CDS encoding DUF6428 family protein, translating to MTLSELKSLLSEHSGLHFRIQLPDGSAVPQCFHVTEVGRVHKTFLDCGGTLRESITCQLQVWIGPDYEHRIETGKMAAILEKARTYLPDETVPVEVEYEDAVISQYTISGHEVQADAVVLELAHKHTECLAPELCGLPAIGRLPAIGKNPCCGPSGCC from the coding sequence ATGACCCTTTCCGAATTGAAGTCCCTGCTGAGCGAGCATTCCGGCCTGCACTTCCGCATCCAGCTGCCGGATGGCTCCGCGGTGCCGCAGTGCTTCCACGTGACGGAGGTGGGCCGCGTGCACAAGACCTTCCTGGACTGCGGCGGCACGCTGCGGGAGTCGATCACCTGCCAGCTGCAGGTGTGGATCGGGCCGGACTACGAGCACCGGATCGAGACCGGCAAGATGGCTGCGATCCTGGAGAAGGCGCGGACCTATCTGCCGGACGAGACGGTGCCGGTGGAGGTGGAGTATGAGGATGCGGTGATCTCCCAGTACACCATCTCCGGTCACGAGGTGCAGGCGGATGCGGTGGTGCTGGAGCTGGCGCACAAGCACACGGAATGTCTGGCCCCGGAGCTCTGCGGGCTGCCCGCGATCGGGCGCTTGCCGGCGATCGGGAAGAACCCGTGCTGCGGGCCATCGGGATGCTGTTAG
- a CDS encoding protein kinase domain-containing protein: MADVSSSPSSCPRCDSPLSSSAAGLCPRCLMAMNLRTQTMPTGESVPVEPPPSPEDLREKFPQFEILECLGRGGMGIVYRARQKALDRVVALKILAGEWQDEAGFAGRFEKEAKLLARLNHPNIVTIHDFGRAGELYYIVMEYVDGVNVRDLLRDGRLESEQALAIVPPICDALQFAHDHGVVHRDIKPENILLDREGRVKIADFGIATMAGDAADRSGTPAYMAPEQAAHAQAVDHRADIYALGVVLHEMLTGERPAAGAVPSGRVQIDVRLDEIVLRSLAAKPELRFQQVSEVKSMVTQVMLTPPPAMPPPEPPAAEVAAKPERVKVKVRLVPWRMFLKAGGVVLLVAAVFRLWTQSYLYAAEVPHLVAAGSYMSGNFLPLACFTVLAWLGYRRHVREHGRDERPWWQRKAASAAGLCTAFAVLVTAISYFGRLNEVLKNDTTGLVVKGAVLVLWVAGILLGIRARKSFEGRWALGVVLLLVMLSLARTGIDALRYEWYPPYRAMKTRLHEEKAASQMVGQPGVKLAIDLESGAAITYNWAPVSFERRMEEWGADLYFDGSNWNTVDLKVAEGSGKNFALIRPEDLDLVTWQLRPGIGNFGRARGIWAFQTRDGVRGVLDLQEDYYPKMVQYRVLDYGRRPAAKDEKAKVQVEAESPRELAERLLEKSMESRVPELVRIRIAPDGGVTVNRQERDGSGLLEELKRLSAEGPGRPVMIEAGSEVKYSAVTAVLDLCTQAGLTNASFYTETTPEVIEGADVPLPEWKDEGAEVILPKMMELRLLAGGGVALDGERLEERALRAKLAGMSGGKGGPAIEVAIGAGVSYDQVLRVVDGCGESGHHRIFFERADVAAVFQRLLQVREVLNEARAEVAGLQAAREPVHGEKLISARRRVSGWEQALEKEWEKIAALGKVPERGEKPVSEDAGLRSALGNWEELMRKRLEENERKIREFDEVLEVLPGER; encoded by the coding sequence ATGGCTGATGTGTCTTCCTCCCCGTCCTCTTGCCCGCGCTGCGATTCGCCGCTGTCGTCATCGGCGGCGGGCCTGTGTCCGCGCTGCCTGATGGCGATGAACCTGCGGACGCAGACGATGCCGACGGGGGAAAGCGTGCCGGTGGAGCCGCCGCCATCGCCGGAGGATCTGCGGGAGAAGTTCCCGCAATTCGAGATCCTGGAGTGCCTGGGCCGCGGGGGGATGGGGATCGTGTACCGGGCGCGGCAGAAGGCGCTGGACCGGGTGGTGGCGCTGAAGATCCTGGCGGGGGAGTGGCAGGATGAGGCGGGCTTCGCGGGGCGCTTCGAGAAGGAGGCGAAGCTGCTGGCGCGGCTGAACCACCCGAACATCGTGACGATCCACGACTTCGGCCGGGCGGGGGAGCTCTACTACATCGTGATGGAGTATGTGGATGGCGTGAATGTGCGCGATCTGCTGCGGGACGGGCGGCTGGAGAGCGAGCAGGCGCTGGCGATCGTGCCGCCGATCTGCGATGCGCTGCAATTCGCGCACGATCACGGGGTGGTGCACCGGGATATCAAGCCGGAGAACATTCTGCTGGACCGGGAGGGTCGGGTGAAGATCGCGGACTTCGGGATCGCGACGATGGCGGGGGATGCGGCGGACCGCTCGGGGACGCCGGCCTACATGGCGCCGGAGCAGGCGGCGCATGCGCAGGCGGTGGATCACCGGGCGGATATCTATGCGCTGGGGGTGGTGCTGCACGAGATGCTGACGGGGGAGCGCCCGGCGGCGGGTGCGGTGCCATCCGGGCGGGTGCAGATCGATGTGCGGCTGGACGAGATCGTGCTGCGCTCGCTGGCGGCGAAGCCGGAGCTGCGCTTCCAGCAGGTGAGCGAGGTGAAGAGCATGGTGACGCAGGTGATGCTGACGCCGCCACCGGCGATGCCGCCGCCGGAGCCACCAGCTGCCGAGGTGGCGGCGAAGCCGGAGCGGGTGAAGGTGAAGGTGCGGCTGGTGCCGTGGCGGATGTTTCTGAAGGCGGGCGGGGTGGTGCTGCTGGTGGCGGCGGTCTTCCGGCTGTGGACGCAATCGTATCTGTATGCGGCGGAGGTGCCGCACCTGGTGGCGGCGGGCTCCTACATGAGCGGGAATTTCCTGCCGCTGGCGTGCTTCACGGTGCTGGCGTGGCTGGGGTATCGCAGGCATGTGCGGGAGCATGGCCGGGATGAGCGGCCGTGGTGGCAGCGGAAGGCGGCATCCGCGGCGGGGCTGTGCACGGCATTCGCGGTTTTGGTGACGGCGATCTCCTACTTCGGCCGGCTGAACGAGGTGCTGAAGAACGACACGACCGGTCTGGTGGTGAAGGGTGCGGTGCTGGTGCTGTGGGTGGCGGGGATTCTGTTAGGCATCCGGGCGCGGAAGAGTTTCGAGGGGCGCTGGGCGTTGGGTGTGGTGCTGCTGCTGGTGATGCTATCGCTGGCGCGCACGGGGATCGATGCGCTGCGCTACGAGTGGTATCCACCGTATCGGGCGATGAAGACGCGGCTGCATGAGGAGAAGGCGGCCTCCCAGATGGTGGGGCAGCCGGGCGTGAAGTTGGCGATCGATCTGGAGTCGGGAGCGGCGATCACTTATAACTGGGCGCCGGTGAGCTTCGAGCGGCGGATGGAGGAGTGGGGCGCGGATCTCTACTTCGACGGGAGCAACTGGAACACGGTGGACCTGAAGGTGGCGGAGGGGAGCGGGAAGAATTTCGCGCTGATCCGCCCGGAGGATCTGGATCTGGTGACCTGGCAATTGCGGCCGGGGATCGGGAATTTCGGGCGGGCGCGGGGGATCTGGGCATTCCAGACGCGGGACGGGGTGCGCGGGGTGCTGGACCTGCAGGAGGACTATTACCCGAAGATGGTCCAGTATCGGGTGCTGGACTACGGGAGGAGGCCGGCGGCGAAGGATGAGAAGGCGAAGGTGCAGGTGGAAGCGGAGTCGCCGCGCGAGCTGGCGGAGCGTTTGTTAGAGAAATCGATGGAGTCGCGGGTGCCGGAGCTGGTGCGGATCCGGATCGCTCCGGATGGCGGGGTGACGGTGAACCGGCAAGAGCGGGATGGGAGCGGTCTGTTAGAAGAGCTGAAGCGGCTTTCCGCGGAGGGACCGGGGCGGCCGGTGATGATCGAGGCGGGGAGCGAGGTGAAGTACAGCGCGGTGACGGCGGTGCTGGATCTGTGCACGCAGGCGGGGCTGACGAATGCGAGCTTCTACACGGAGACGACGCCGGAGGTGATCGAGGGGGCGGATGTGCCGCTGCCGGAGTGGAAGGACGAGGGGGCGGAGGTGATCCTGCCGAAGATGATGGAGCTGCGGCTGCTGGCCGGCGGCGGGGTGGCGCTGGATGGGGAGCGGCTGGAGGAGAGGGCGCTGCGGGCGAAGCTGGCGGGCATGTCCGGAGGGAAGGGCGGGCCGGCGATCGAGGTGGCGATCGGTGCAGGTGTTTCCTATGATCAGGTGCTGCGGGTGGTGGATGGCTGCGGGGAGTCGGGGCATCACCGGATTTTCTTCGAGCGGGCGGACGTGGCGGCGGTGTTCCAGCGTTTGCTGCAGGTGCGCGAGGTTTTGAACGAGGCGCGGGCGGAGGTGGCGGGGCTGCAGGCGGCACGCGAGCCGGTGCACGGGGAGAAGTTGATCTCTGCGCGACGGAGGGTGAGTGGCTGGGAGCAGGCGCTGGAGAAGGAGTGGGAGAAGATCGCGGCGCTGGGGAAGGTACCGGAGCGGGGGGAGAAGCCGGTGAGCGAGGATGCCGGGTTGCGCTCGGCGCTGGGGAATTGGGAGGAGCTGATGAGGAAAAGGCTGGAGGAGAATGAGCGGAAGATCCGGGAGTTTGATGAGGTGTTGGAGGTGCTGCCGGGGGAGAGGTGA
- a CDS encoding arsenate reductase ArsC, with protein sequence MKTPPLVLILCTGNSCRSHMAEGILRAAAGDVLDVRSAGSKPAGYVHPLAIRALAEIGIDISAHRSKHLDEFLSLEVETVITVCGNADQACPMFPGQVNRHHWGFDDPAHAEGTEEEQMAVFRRVRDEIRRVFEAYAAGRRDGCNSVKRQSVS encoded by the coding sequence ATGAAGACACCTCCTCTTGTTCTGATCCTGTGCACCGGGAACTCCTGCCGCAGCCACATGGCGGAGGGTATCCTGCGTGCCGCCGCCGGTGATGTGCTCGATGTGCGCAGCGCGGGCTCGAAGCCTGCGGGCTATGTGCACCCGCTGGCGATCCGTGCGCTGGCGGAGATCGGGATCGATATCTCCGCGCATCGCTCGAAGCATCTGGATGAATTCCTGAGCCTGGAGGTGGAGACGGTGATCACGGTGTGCGGGAATGCGGACCAGGCCTGCCCGATGTTTCCGGGGCAGGTGAACCGGCATCACTGGGGCTTCGATGATCCGGCGCATGCGGAGGGGACGGAGGAGGAACAGATGGCGGTCTTCCGGCGCGTGCGGGACGAGATCCGAAGGGTCTTCGAGGCGTATGCGGCGGGGAGGCGGGACGGGTGTAACAGTGTGAAACGGCAATCTGTTTCTTGA
- a CDS encoding ELWxxDGT repeat protein has translation MTPRSFIIPGLAFAASMLPLQAVAQVGPAAQLVADLNRTPAGHDAQIQWVMPVQGGVVFAMKTIAQGHELWFSDGTTGGTRLLMDIEPGQGNSYPMRPVQVGEKVAFVTEDASQMEKLWITDGTAAGTVMLLDTAALSPEGGTGEIQMQGGMAGGVFFRVRYENPGVSYALWFSNGTVAGTQALSPLVPGLESGAYSFRERDGQMYFGVEGDRIFCSDGTAAGTTSIVDAGALTDGGSLISFEMTDSRFYLRVGRSYQGDSVEELWTCTRQGTDAVRIGSGIWWEVDEMKAWEQGLTFVVVTESLSRQFWHTDGTPAGTHQLPMMHKKVQFTPGELVEMDRFLYFGGYSERSHMLWRTDGTPEGTRPVTGPRIRTVGGPVHLQVAGSYLYYQQQGADTRWEMWRSDGTARGTKRVSRMKDYHAFGGSGPLYATWQDRFFFAAGRGTPENALWITKPKGVGALPLTTPEPGGNMGAFDSGWKGSYEAVNGSILAFAYSEGYSSPKLWRVSEDGSPRVIWKPRGLLASTGGNYFAAKLGEKALFTTPSLNLAPAEVWITDGTAKGTKRLVRHTQYQELSDFTVAGDLLYYRVNDLTDPLKSGLWRTDGTAAGTAQVVAWDFTRPQARPGELVAFNGMLYFMSGMASGSLALWRSDGTEEGTERVKQFPQASTSTNTRRSLAVIGDQLAFSVGGIYYEQLWRSDGTEAGTVSYGNPYVTFLAGNVSLSVDLDGLQLFAAMGSFGAPFQWYRSDGTPQGVQPLIPDLSRYHTDSPGDTAVTGGLMFYRGAKDEGWGSVGSDLELWVANGSVGGSRQVKDIRPGSRSSSPANFIAVGNVVYFTAETDEHGRELWKSDGTEAGTVLVWDLLPGPEGSAPQELKLLGDKLYFTATSLATGRELFSVAVE, from the coding sequence ATGACTCCCCGTTCCTTTATCATTCCCGGGCTGGCCTTTGCTGCATCCATGCTGCCGCTGCAGGCGGTGGCGCAGGTCGGTCCGGCAGCGCAGTTGGTGGCGGATCTGAACCGCACGCCGGCCGGTCACGATGCCCAGATCCAATGGGTGATGCCGGTGCAGGGCGGGGTGGTCTTCGCGATGAAGACGATCGCGCAGGGTCATGAGCTGTGGTTCAGCGATGGCACGACGGGTGGCACACGGCTGCTGATGGACATCGAGCCGGGGCAGGGCAATTCCTACCCGATGCGGCCGGTGCAGGTGGGAGAGAAGGTGGCCTTCGTGACGGAGGATGCGAGCCAGATGGAGAAGCTGTGGATCACGGATGGCACGGCGGCAGGCACGGTGATGCTGCTGGATACGGCGGCGCTTTCGCCGGAGGGTGGGACCGGGGAGATCCAGATGCAGGGCGGTATGGCGGGCGGGGTATTCTTCCGCGTGCGCTATGAGAATCCCGGGGTGTCCTATGCGCTGTGGTTCAGCAATGGCACGGTGGCGGGCACGCAGGCGCTGAGCCCGCTGGTCCCGGGGCTGGAGTCCGGTGCCTATTCGTTCCGGGAGAGGGACGGGCAGATGTATTTCGGGGTAGAGGGGGATCGCATCTTCTGCAGCGATGGCACGGCGGCTGGTACGACGAGCATCGTAGATGCGGGCGCGCTGACAGATGGCGGCTCTCTGATCTCCTTCGAGATGACGGATTCGCGCTTCTACCTGCGGGTCGGCCGGAGCTACCAGGGGGATAGCGTGGAGGAGCTGTGGACTTGCACGCGGCAGGGCACGGATGCGGTGCGGATCGGCTCGGGCATCTGGTGGGAGGTGGATGAGATGAAGGCATGGGAGCAGGGGCTCACCTTCGTGGTGGTGACAGAGAGTCTGTCACGCCAGTTCTGGCACACGGATGGCACGCCGGCGGGCACGCACCAGCTGCCGATGATGCACAAGAAGGTGCAATTCACCCCGGGCGAGCTGGTAGAGATGGACAGGTTCCTGTACTTTGGCGGTTACTCGGAGCGCTCCCACATGCTGTGGCGCACGGACGGCACGCCGGAGGGCACGCGACCGGTGACGGGCCCGCGGATCCGCACGGTGGGCGGTCCGGTCCATCTGCAGGTGGCGGGTAGCTATCTGTACTACCAGCAGCAGGGGGCGGACACGCGCTGGGAGATGTGGCGCAGCGACGGCACGGCGCGGGGGACGAAGCGGGTGAGCCGGATGAAGGACTACCATGCCTTCGGCGGGAGCGGTCCGCTCTACGCGACCTGGCAGGATCGCTTCTTCTTCGCCGCCGGACGCGGCACGCCGGAGAATGCGCTGTGGATCACGAAACCGAAGGGCGTGGGTGCGCTGCCGCTGACGACGCCGGAGCCGGGCGGGAACATGGGCGCTTTCGATAGCGGCTGGAAGGGTTCCTACGAAGCGGTGAACGGGTCGATTCTGGCCTTCGCCTACAGCGAGGGCTACTCCAGCCCGAAGCTGTGGCGCGTGAGCGAGGACGGAAGTCCGCGGGTGATCTGGAAGCCGAGGGGCCTGCTGGCGAGCACGGGCGGGAATTACTTCGCGGCCAAGCTGGGGGAGAAGGCGCTCTTCACGACGCCCTCGCTGAACCTGGCTCCGGCGGAGGTCTGGATCACGGATGGCACGGCCAAGGGGACGAAGCGCTTGGTACGACATACGCAGTACCAAGAGCTGTCCGACTTCACCGTGGCGGGTGACTTGCTTTACTACCGCGTGAACGATTTGACCGATCCGCTTAAGTCCGGGCTGTGGCGCACGGATGGCACGGCGGCGGGCACGGCGCAGGTGGTGGCCTGGGACTTTACCCGACCGCAGGCGCGGCCGGGTGAGCTGGTGGCTTTCAATGGCATGCTTTACTTCATGTCCGGCATGGCTTCCGGCAGCCTGGCGCTGTGGCGCAGCGATGGCACGGAGGAAGGCACGGAGCGGGTGAAGCAGTTCCCGCAGGCGAGCACATCCACGAACACCCGGCGGAGCTTGGCGGTGATCGGGGATCAACTGGCCTTCTCGGTGGGCGGGATCTATTACGAGCAGCTGTGGCGGAGCGATGGCACGGAGGCTGGCACGGTGAGCTACGGGAATCCCTACGTGACTTTCCTGGCCGGGAATGTGTCGCTCTCGGTGGATCTAGACGGCCTGCAGCTTTTCGCGGCGATGGGGAGCTTCGGCGCGCCATTTCAGTGGTATCGCAGCGATGGCACGCCGCAGGGGGTGCAGCCGCTGATTCCGGACCTGAGCCGGTATCATACCGATTCGCCGGGCGATACGGCCGTGACGGGCGGCTTGATGTTCTATCGCGGAGCCAAGGATGAAGGCTGGGGTTCGGTGGGTTCGGATCTGGAGCTGTGGGTGGCGAATGGCAGCGTGGGGGGATCGCGCCAGGTGAAGGACATCCGGCCCGGGTCGAGGTCCTCGAGTCCCGCGAACTTCATTGCGGTGGGGAATGTGGTTTACTTCACGGCGGAGACCGATGAACACGGTCGCGAGCTGTGGAAGAGCGATGGCACGGAAGCGGGTACGGTGCTGGTGTGGGATCTCCTGCCGGGGCCGGAGGGCAGCGCGCCGCAGGAGCTGAAGCTGTTGGGGGATAAGCTCTACTTCACGGCGACGAGCCTGGCGACGGGTAGGGAGTTGTTCTCGGTGGCGGTGGAGTGA
- a CDS encoding GNAT family N-acetyltransferase: protein MIVTCPTYEVAYGSTDYLELVRLRDLHLRQPIGLRLHPADRVGEDSHRHFAIKEGDQIAGGLIAVRLSPDSAKLRQMWVLPELRGQGHGRNLLETVEQLLVLHGVSHFLLHARQNVIGFYEKCGYSAVGGIITEVGRPHQRMDKFV, encoded by the coding sequence ATGATTGTCACATGCCCGACCTACGAGGTTGCTTACGGCAGCACGGATTACCTGGAACTGGTGCGTCTGAGGGACTTGCACCTGCGCCAGCCGATCGGTCTGCGGCTGCACCCGGCCGACCGGGTGGGCGAGGACAGTCACCGGCACTTCGCGATCAAAGAGGGCGACCAGATCGCCGGCGGACTGATCGCGGTGCGCCTGAGCCCGGACTCGGCGAAGCTCCGACAGATGTGGGTGCTTCCCGAGCTCCGCGGCCAAGGCCACGGCCGGAACCTGCTGGAGACGGTCGAGCAACTCCTCGTGCTGCACGGCGTCAGCCACTTCCTCCTTCACGCCCGTCAGAACGTCATCGGCTTCTACGAGAAGTGCGGCTACTCGGCCGTCGGCGGCATCATCACCGAAGTCGGGCGCCCGCACCAGCGCATGGACAAGTTCGTCTGA
- a CDS encoding ArsR/SmtB family transcription factor — MNPVEICRALGDPIRWRIVRLVSRDALCVCELADILGMPQSSVSSHVQVIRRAGLLESEKCEKWTYFRVQRPLLKLLAMLESSASGEYPEWAADEERTRERLARREGSCCPGPKRLAMKRNSNKPIAR, encoded by the coding sequence ATGAATCCCGTTGAAATCTGCCGAGCACTGGGCGATCCGATCCGCTGGAGGATCGTGCGCCTGGTCTCGCGGGATGCGCTGTGCGTGTGCGAGCTGGCGGACATCCTGGGGATGCCGCAGTCCTCGGTATCCAGCCACGTGCAGGTGATCCGCCGGGCGGGGCTGCTGGAGTCCGAGAAGTGCGAGAAGTGGACCTACTTCCGCGTGCAGCGGCCGCTGCTGAAATTGCTGGCGATGCTGGAAAGCAGCGCTTCCGGCGAGTATCCGGAATGGGCGGCCGACGAGGAGCGGACGCGGGAACGGCTGGCGCGGCGGGAGGGCAGTTGCTGCCCGGGCCCGAAGCGGCTGGCGATGAAACGAAACTCTAACAAACCGATCGCGCGATGA
- a CDS encoding MIP/aquaporin family protein, whose translation MKKLLAEFLATFALVFAGTGAIVVNQMSGGVIGHAGVAAVFGLIVLAMIHCFGSVSGAHMNPAVTLGFAVAGRFPWRETGGYILAQCAGAIAASLLVKFLFPASLTLGATLPAGSVQQSFVLELAMSALLMLVILRVSAEAEEKGTAASLAIAATVGLEAMFGGPVSGASMNPARSLGPALVSGHLAGLWIYLVATTAGALLAVPLCALMRAPGCCGKISTQS comes from the coding sequence ATGAAGAAGCTGCTGGCAGAGTTCCTCGCGACCTTCGCGCTCGTCTTCGCGGGCACGGGGGCGATCGTGGTGAATCAGATGAGCGGCGGCGTGATCGGTCATGCCGGGGTGGCGGCGGTCTTCGGCCTGATCGTGCTGGCGATGATCCACTGCTTCGGCAGCGTGAGCGGGGCGCATATGAATCCGGCGGTGACCCTGGGCTTCGCGGTGGCGGGTCGTTTCCCCTGGCGGGAGACGGGCGGCTACATTCTGGCGCAGTGTGCCGGGGCGATCGCGGCGAGCCTGCTGGTGAAGTTCCTTTTCCCGGCCTCCCTCACGCTGGGGGCAACGCTGCCTGCGGGGAGCGTGCAGCAGAGCTTCGTGCTGGAGCTGGCGATGAGCGCGCTGCTGATGCTGGTGATCCTGCGCGTGTCCGCGGAGGCCGAGGAGAAGGGCACGGCGGCGAGCCTGGCGATCGCGGCGACGGTGGGACTGGAGGCGATGTTCGGCGGGCCGGTCTCCGGGGCCTCGATGAATCCGGCGCGTTCGCTGGGGCCGGCGCTGGTCAGCGGGCACCTGGCAGGGCTGTGGATCTATCTGGTGGCGACGACGGCGGGGGCGCTGCTGGCGGTGCCGCTGTGCGCGCTGATGCGTGCGCCGGGCTGCTGCGGGAAGATTTCGACTCAATCATGA